The Methanosphaera sp. BMS genome contains a region encoding:
- the pyrB gene encoding aspartate carbamoyltransferase: MSFNLKDIISIRDFKKSDVDYILNLAEDMEPIAKSQKVSHLKEGKLLGVMFYEPSTRTRLSFETAMKRLGGDVVGFNQKQGTSVQKGEVLYDTAQIVSQYSDALVLRHDMEGAARFVADNVDVPVVNAGDGAGQHPSQTLLDLYTIKKSLGKLNDIKIAIVGDLKYGRTVHSLVYALAMYNVEIIFISPDQLRMPDEILDDLKKLNCKFSIESSLIENIDNVDVIYMTRIQKERFPDHKEYMKVKGQYTINKKNLENTDTIVMHPLPRVDEIDFNVDQLDNAMYFKQAFNGVPVRMALLDSIIK; encoded by the coding sequence ATGAGTTTTAATTTGAAAGATATTATATCAATCAGAGATTTTAAGAAAAGTGATGTTGACTATATATTAAATTTGGCCGAGGACATGGAACCTATAGCTAAAAGTCAAAAAGTAAGCCATTTGAAAGAGGGAAAACTATTGGGTGTTATGTTCTATGAGCCATCAACACGTACAAGATTATCATTTGAAACTGCTATGAAAAGATTGGGTGGTGATGTTGTTGGATTTAATCAGAAACAGGGAACAAGCGTTCAAAAGGGTGAGGTATTATATGATACCGCACAGATAGTATCACAGTACTCCGATGCACTTGTATTAAGACATGACATGGAAGGGGCTGCCAGGTTTGTAGCAGATAATGTGGATGTTCCTGTTGTTAACGCCGGTGATGGTGCCGGTCAGCATCCAAGCCAGACATTGCTTGACTTATATACCATTAAAAAATCATTAGGTAAACTGAATGATATCAAAATTGCCATTGTTGGTGATTTGAAATATGGTAGAACTGTTCATAGTTTAGTATATGCCCTTGCGATGTATAACGTTGAGATAATTTTCATATCTCCGGATCAACTTAGAATGCCTGATGAGATATTGGATGACTTGAAAAAATTAAACTGCAAATTCAGTATTGAATCATCATTAATTGAGAATATTGACAATGTTGACGTTATTTATATGACCAGAATTCAGAAGGAAAGATTCCCTGATCATAAGGAATACATGAAAGTAAAAGGTCAATATACGATAAATAAAAAGAATTTGGAAAATACTGATACGATAGTTATGCATCCACTTCCAAGAGTTGACGAAATAGATTTCAATGTGGATCAGTTAGATAATGCGATGTACTTTAAACAGGCATTCAATGGTGTACCTGTTAGAATGGCATTACTTGATTCTATTATAAAATAA
- a CDS encoding tRNA (adenine-N1)-methyltransferase, giving the protein MKMIIDKKNRKYIIQDEEFHCEKGVIPKEDIVNADVGDVLQTHMGKKYRVINPNINDYIDLMKRNCSILLPQDLGLIVGFTGVGYSSKIVESGTGAGSSLLFFANIVGPEGHVYSYEIREDFVKIIRENIDGTDFDNITLNHQDVTEGFNEEDESIDLVFLDLPSPHEVIKDAYRILKVGSFIAVYTPYVEQFQRVFKELERAGFKDIKIREGNVRELEIKKGRTRPNSRMAGHTGYITFARKI; this is encoded by the coding sequence ATGAAGATGATTATAGATAAAAAAAATAGAAAATACATAATTCAGGATGAGGAATTTCATTGTGAAAAGGGAGTAATACCTAAAGAGGATATAGTCAATGCTGATGTGGGAGACGTACTCCAAACGCATATGGGTAAGAAGTATAGGGTTATTAATCCAAACATCAATGATTATATTGACTTGATGAAAAGAAACTGTTCAATATTGTTACCACAGGACTTGGGATTGATTGTGGGATTTACAGGGGTTGGTTACTCATCAAAAATTGTTGAATCAGGAACAGGTGCAGGTAGTAGCTTATTGTTTTTTGCAAATATAGTCGGACCGGAAGGACATGTCTACAGCTATGAAATAAGGGAGGACTTCGTTAAGATAATACGGGAAAACATTGACGGAACTGATTTTGATAATATAACATTAAATCATCAGGATGTAACTGAAGGATTTAATGAAGAGGATGAAAGCATTGATTTGGTATTTCTGGATCTGCCAAGTCCTCATGAAGTCATTAAGGATGCATATAGAATTTTAAAGGTCGGCTCTTTTATTGCCGTTTACACCCCATATGTCGAACAGTTCCAAAGGGTGTTTAAGGAATTGGAAAGGGCAGGATTTAAGGATATTAAAATAAGAGAAGGTAATGTAAGAGAATTGGAAATCAAAAAGGGCAGAACAAGACCTAACAGTAGAATGGCTGGTCATACGGGTTATATTACATTTGCAAGAAAGATATAA
- a CDS encoding Cdc6/Cdc18 family protein, with the protein MNIFVELSNKKSVFKTKEFLDHRFVPEKLPHREEKFELIAQYWVEALKKITPPDVTIYGKTGTGKTAVVSYVKNQLEEIAAQENLNIKIEYIRCTDYNTEYQILARLCQQLGKPVPYRGWTKAEVVNTFRALFKKNILGENLILIVILDEIDVILKNDGDNILYTLTRTDNVSITSISNYVDFKKFIKPRVKSSLRDREIVFPPYNAQQLIDILKERSELSFNEGTVSDGVIALCSALAAKEEGDARYALDLLKTSGEIADEKESDIIEESYVKEAKDRIEHNKIIDVIMTLPLQQQKVLEAITDLTKSREEITSGKLYEKYQDLAKNDKVSYRRLFDFINELELLGLISANTVSRGRGRGRTNVITLQCDTDLIDNALSYRT; encoded by the coding sequence ATGAACATATTTGTAGAATTAAGCAATAAAAAATCAGTTTTCAAAACGAAAGAATTTCTTGATCATCGTTTTGTACCAGAAAAACTACCGCACAGAGAAGAAAAATTTGAATTAATAGCACAATATTGGGTTGAAGCATTAAAAAAAATAACACCACCAGATGTTACAATATACGGAAAAACAGGAACTGGTAAAACAGCCGTTGTAAGCTACGTTAAAAATCAACTTGAAGAAATAGCAGCACAAGAAAACCTTAACATAAAAATAGAATACATACGTTGCACAGACTACAACACAGAATATCAGATACTGGCAAGATTATGTCAACAATTAGGAAAACCGGTACCATATCGCGGATGGACGAAAGCAGAAGTCGTAAACACATTCAGAGCATTGTTTAAAAAGAACATACTTGGTGAAAACTTAATTTTAATTGTAATATTAGACGAAATAGATGTTATTCTCAAAAATGATGGTGACAACATTCTATACACGTTAACACGTACTGATAATGTATCAATCACATCCATAAGTAACTACGTTGATTTCAAAAAATTCATAAAGCCTAGAGTTAAAAGCAGCTTACGTGACCGTGAAATAGTATTCCCACCATATAATGCACAACAATTAATAGATATCCTGAAAGAACGTTCTGAGTTGTCTTTTAATGAAGGAACAGTCTCTGATGGAGTAATAGCATTGTGTTCAGCATTAGCTGCTAAAGAAGAGGGTGATGCTAGATACGCTCTTGATTTACTTAAGACTTCTGGTGAAATCGCTGATGAAAAGGAATCTGATATAATTGAAGAAAGTTATGTTAAGGAAGCTAAAGACCGTATCGAACATAATAAAATCATTGATGTTATAATGACATTGCCTTTACAGCAACAAAAAGTACTGGAAGCCATAACTGATTTAACAAAGTCAAGAGAAGAAATAACATCTGGTAAATTATATGAAAAATATCAGGATTTGGCTAAAAATGACAAAGTATCCTATAGAAGACTATTTGACTTTATCAATGAACTGGAATTATTAGGCTTAATCTCTGCAAATACCGTTTCACGTGGAAGGGGACGTGGAAGAACCAATGTCATCACATTACAATGTGATACTGACTTGATCGACAATGCTTTAAGTTACAGAACTTAA
- a CDS encoding class II aldolase/adducin family protein: MNNEIIEDIVNTAHHIYDKDMIIGKAGNISIMDGDYIYITASGTDFKSLCYEDIIKVKIEDLSYTTNDDKKPSMETTLHTEIYKKRDDIKSVVHVHSPYATAFAFSNKRLIRLEGFGEITSEYIEEVDYYPPGSKKLADNASNMLKNEDAVLLKDHGVICVGKNIDEATLLCEYIEGIAKTQYITHVLNL; this comes from the coding sequence ATGAACAATGAAATAATTGAAGATATAGTAAATACCGCACATCATATCTATGATAAGGATATGATAATAGGAAAAGCCGGAAACATAAGCATCATGGATGGGGATTACATTTATATCACGGCTTCAGGAACCGATTTTAAATCATTATGCTATGAGGACATAATAAAGGTAAAGATTGAAGATTTGTCATATACTACAAATGATGACAAGAAGCCATCAATGGAGACAACATTACATACCGAAATATATAAAAAAAGAGATGACATAAAAAGTGTCGTTCATGTACATTCACCATATGCAACAGCATTCGCTTTCAGCAATAAAAGATTGATTAGACTGGAAGGATTTGGTGAAATAACAAGTGAATACATAGAAGAAGTTGATTATTACCCACCTGGTAGTAAAAAATTAGCTGATAATGCCAGCAATATGCTTAAAAATGAGGATGCAGTCCTGTTGAAAGACCATGGAGTCATATGTGTTGGAAAAAATATTGATGAAGCTACACTTCTATGTGAATATATAGAAGGAATAGCTAAAACACAATATATTACTCATGTACTTAATCTTTAA
- a CDS encoding DEAD/DEAH box helicase, with protein MNNWIEHKYINKNTIEGRRYQQNLAMSVLKKGNTMIIAPTAMGKTVVAALISAERLKNYENSKILILAPSKPLTLQHEKSFKTFLNTSVVSLTGNDKPNDRKQLWNDNQVICATPQTIESDIISRLYDFKDVSLIIFDECHHAVGSYSYVYLAQKYVQQAKNQLILGLTASPGWEEKKIKEVSHNIYVNEIIIKSEDDPDVAPYFNQIETKWIKVKLTPELQEVKKLMDESLKLRLQTLKKLGIIDSIAKPSKREILVEQSRLQQKIASESMPKKEYFTGISLLTEVINIMHSKELLETQTLKTLNNYFKRLEKKKTKASRSLKNDFKFNKAVMLVRRYIDEGKDHPKIIRLIQLINQIMKEDKTNKIIVFSQFRDTTKTIHEYCKENDIKSLRFYGQASHDNDKGLSQKKQIETIEAFKHEDYNVLISTSVAEEGIDIPSVDYVILYEPVPSEIRMIQRKGRTGRKHEGEMFILMTKGTLDESYYWSSQRKERAMKNNVYNSYRKNNITLENHVADKEDVTPYKQEFTTEDDAEVVIYVDYREKNSNMMRELDKIKCEIRVKNMGVGDYQITDDIIIERKTVEDFSKSITDKRLYQQAKELVSNCNHPLMIIEGENIYHTFLHPNAIRGALAAITIDFKIPVIQTQNETDTAFMLKRIALRQQDKDSKKEVSVRTSTKPVMLPEQQLFIVESFPSIGPVNAKNLLRHFKSIKNMINANKKELKEVEGIGEKTAKSIIEISQKEFNE; from the coding sequence ATGAATAACTGGATTGAACATAAATACATAAACAAAAATACTATAGAAGGCAGACGCTATCAGCAAAATTTAGCTATGAGTGTGCTTAAAAAAGGAAATACGATGATTATAGCACCTACAGCTATGGGAAAAACTGTTGTAGCTGCACTTATAAGTGCTGAAAGATTAAAAAACTATGAAAATAGTAAAATACTAATTTTAGCTCCGAGCAAACCATTGACATTACAACATGAAAAAAGCTTTAAAACTTTTTTAAACACATCAGTTGTAAGCCTGACAGGAAATGATAAGCCCAACGACAGAAAACAGTTATGGAATGACAATCAGGTAATATGTGCAACCCCACAGACAATAGAGTCAGACATCATCTCCAGATTATATGACTTCAAGGATGTATCGTTAATAATATTCGATGAATGTCACCATGCGGTAGGATCATATTCATATGTTTATTTAGCACAGAAATATGTTCAACAGGCAAAAAATCAGCTGATTTTAGGTTTAACAGCTTCTCCAGGCTGGGAAGAAAAGAAGATAAAGGAAGTATCCCACAACATCTATGTAAATGAGATAATAATCAAGAGTGAAGATGACCCTGATGTTGCCCCATACTTTAACCAGATAGAGACAAAATGGATTAAAGTAAAACTGACGCCTGAATTACAAGAAGTTAAAAAGTTAATGGATGAAAGTCTTAAGTTAAGATTACAAACGCTAAAAAAGTTAGGCATAATAGATTCCATTGCAAAGCCATCCAAAAGGGAAATACTAGTAGAGCAGTCAAGACTTCAGCAGAAAATTGCATCAGAAAGCATGCCTAAAAAAGAATATTTTACAGGTATTTCACTTTTAACAGAAGTAATTAATATAATGCATTCAAAAGAGCTTCTTGAGACCCAAACATTGAAAACATTAAATAATTACTTTAAAAGACTTGAAAAGAAAAAGACGAAGGCTTCAAGATCACTTAAAAATGATTTCAAATTTAATAAGGCTGTTATGCTGGTCCGTCGTTATATCGATGAGGGCAAAGACCATCCAAAGATAATCAGATTAATCCAACTGATAAATCAGATAATGAAAGAGGACAAGACAAACAAGATAATAGTCTTCAGTCAATTCAGAGATACGACAAAAACGATACATGAATACTGTAAGGAAAATGATATTAAATCATTACGTTTCTATGGTCAGGCTTCCCATGATAATGATAAGGGATTAAGCCAGAAAAAGCAGATAGAAACTATTGAAGCATTCAAACATGAGGATTATAACGTATTGATATCAACCAGTGTAGCAGAGGAAGGTATAGACATACCATCGGTAGACTATGTCATATTATATGAACCAGTACCGTCGGAAATCAGGATGATACAAAGAAAGGGTAGAACCGGACGTAAACATGAGGGTGAAATGTTCATCCTGATGACTAAGGGTACTCTTGATGAATCATACTACTGGTCCAGTCAAAGAAAAGAACGGGCAATGAAAAACAATGTATACAATTCATACAGAAAAAATAATATTACACTTGAAAATCATGTTGCAGATAAAGAGGACGTGACTCCATACAAGCAGGAATTTACAACAGAAGATGACGCTGAAGTTGTAATCTATGTTGACTACAGGGAAAAGAATTCAAACATGATGAGGGAATTGGATAAGATTAAATGTGAAATCCGTGTAAAGAATATGGGTGTAGGTGACTATCAGATAACCGATGACATAATAATAGAAAGAAAGACTGTTGAGGACTTCTCAAAATCAATAACGGATAAACGATTATACCAGCAGGCAAAGGAATTAGTATCAAATTGCAATCATCCGTTAATGATAATAGAGGGAGAAAACATTTATCATACATTCCTACATCCAAACGCAATCAGAGGTGCATTGGCGGCTATAACAATAGACTTTAAGATTCCTGTAATACAGACACAGAATGAGACGGACACTGCATTCATGTTAAAAAGAATAGCTCTGCGTCAGCAGGACAAAGATTCTAAAAAAGAGGTCAGTGTAAGAACAAGTACCAAACCGGTTATGCTTCCGGAACAGCAATTGTTTATCGTGGAAAGCTTCCCATCAATAGGACCTGTCAATGCCAAGAATTTGCTAAGACACTTTAAAAGCATAAAGAATATGATAAACGCCAATAAGAAAGAGCTGAAAGAAGTTGAAGGCATAGGTGAAAAGACTGCAAAGAGTATCATCGAAATATCACAAAAAGAATTTAATGAATAA
- a CDS encoding cobalt-precorrin 5A hydrolase, whose translation MNIAIISVTNQGKEISDKLCEELSENPTILSVTQYHKNVFKSVDETFDKCDCIIGIMASGIMIRAIASHVESKLSDPAVLLVDDNANFVISLLSGHMGGANDLTQYISSILDSTPVITTSTDVNNRVGIDSIAKRYYFNLENPKNIKFINKALVNNRLVNLTLPHSLDYIIDDNLRKSYNIILDNDINYVIAEIDGHEVILRPKKLVMGIGARRDIPTQKVYYAIIQACEILKIPPNRIDFFATADIKSNEKGILDNVDRFNKELIIIDMDRIKNFDNNECSHSDFVMKQFGVKGVCEPASLLANDNNSHLIFRKTAYNGVTIAVSSN comes from the coding sequence ATGAATATAGCAATAATATCCGTTACAAATCAAGGAAAAGAAATATCCGATAAATTATGTGAAGAATTATCTGAAAATCCGACGATATTATCAGTTACACAATATCATAAAAATGTTTTCAAGTCAGTTGATGAAACATTCGACAAATGTGATTGTATCATCGGCATTATGGCATCAGGAATCATGATAAGGGCAATAGCTTCACATGTAGAATCTAAACTGTCCGATCCTGCGGTACTTCTTGTTGATGATAATGCCAATTTTGTAATCAGTTTACTTTCAGGCCATATGGGTGGAGCAAATGATCTGACACAATACATATCATCCATTCTTGATTCGACTCCTGTCATAACCACATCCACCGATGTCAATAATAGAGTTGGTATAGATTCTATAGCTAAACGATATTATTTCAACCTTGAAAATCCCAAAAACATCAAGTTTATAAATAAAGCATTGGTAAACAATCGTTTGGTAAATTTAACACTACCCCATTCATTGGATTATATCATTGATGATAATTTAAGAAAGTCATATAACATAATACTTGATAATGATATTAATTATGTCATTGCAGAAATTGACGGTCATGAAGTTATATTACGTCCAAAAAAGCTTGTCATGGGAATAGGTGCCAGACGTGACATACCAACACAAAAGGTATATTACGCTATAATACAGGCATGTGAAATATTGAAAATACCACCAAATAGGATTGACTTTTTTGCTACTGCTGATATTAAATCAAATGAAAAAGGCATTTTGGATAATGTGGATAGATTTAACAAGGAACTTATTATAATAGATATGGATAGGATTAAGAATTTTGACAATAATGAATGTTCCCATTCTGATTTTGTCATGAAACAATTTGGAGTAAAAGGTGTATGTGAACCCGCATCACTTTTGGCAAATGATAACAATTCGCATTTAATCTTTAGAAAAACGGCTTATAATGGTGTTACAATAGCGGTATCAAGTAATTAA
- a CDS encoding UPF0147 family protein, with protein sequence MSNQQIFDNCKEILSQIINDNSVPRNIRKAAENSSALLDKDEEDTIKASTVISILDDISNDPNIPIHARILIWNILSELESVKD encoded by the coding sequence ATGAGTAACCAACAAATATTTGATAATTGTAAGGAAATATTATCACAGATAATTAATGATAATAGTGTACCACGTAACATTAGAAAGGCCGCTGAAAATTCAAGTGCATTACTTGATAAGGATGAAGAAGACACCATCAAGGCAAGTACTGTAATATCCATATTGGATGATATAAGTAATGATCCAAACATACCAATTCATGCAAGAATTTTAATTTGGAACATACTTAGTGAACTTGAAAGCGTTAAAGATTAA
- a CDS encoding cobalamin biosynthesis protein, protein MISETLIYILSIIVISVIIDMIIGEVPDKIHPVIFMGNMISKLKDILPPTKFSGLLIVLTTIFTFSAITVIILMITSMINTLLFIVVASIILSTTFSINYLIQTVKGIQNDLKEDINKARKSMSYLVSRNTEELTESRITSAAIETLTENITDSVVSPLFYTSIFGLFPYGLITSIVVAVIYRVSNTMDAMLGYKTKELAQIGYIPAMLDDILNYIPARITGLYVILAAFILRYDYKQSFDVMKKYARKTPSPNSGYSMSAAAGALNITLVKEGVYKLGYGDDELTSDKITEAISLTKVTSLLFILTIVFVYIILIFLLL, encoded by the coding sequence ATGATATCTGAAACTTTAATATACATACTGTCTATTATTGTAATTTCTGTAATTATTGATATGATAATTGGAGAAGTACCCGATAAAATTCACCCAGTAATATTCATGGGCAACATGATTTCAAAACTCAAGGATATACTTCCTCCAACAAAATTTTCAGGACTGCTAATTGTTTTAACGACAATATTTACATTTTCCGCAATTACAGTAATTATATTAATGATAACATCAATGATAAACACTCTGCTATTTATTGTAGTAGCATCAATAATACTATCCACGACATTTTCAATCAATTACTTAATACAAACTGTCAAAGGAATACAAAATGACTTAAAAGAAGATATAAATAAAGCCAGAAAATCAATGTCATATCTGGTAAGTAGAAATACCGAAGAATTAACTGAATCCAGGATAACCTCTGCAGCTATAGAAACTTTAACCGAAAATATAACTGACAGTGTGGTCAGCCCATTATTCTACACATCTATATTTGGACTATTTCCCTATGGATTAATAACATCCATAGTTGTGGCTGTAATATATAGAGTATCAAATACCATGGATGCAATGTTAGGCTACAAAACAAAGGAATTGGCTCAGATTGGTTATATTCCGGCGATGTTGGATGACATTTTAAATTATATTCCCGCTAGAATAACAGGCTTATATGTGATATTGGCAGCATTCATTTTAAGATATGATTATAAACAATCATTTGATGTCATGAAAAAGTATGCTAGAAAAACGCCAAGTCCAAATAGTGGTTATTCAATGTCAGCAGCTGCAGGTGCATTGAATATTACACTAGTTAAAGAAGGAGTTTATAAGTTAGGTTACGGTGATGATGAATTAACCAGTGATAAAATAACAGAAGCAATATCATTGACTAAAGTTACTTCATTACTATTTATATTGACAATAGTATTCGTTTATATAATATTGATCTTTTTATTGTTATAA